CGAGAGTTCATCAATTCTGAAGTTTATGGTTTTTACTTCGTTCCATTGACCTTTCAGCGAGGCAATAGTTCGTTCCTGCTGAAGACATTTTATCTCAATATCGGTTAGGTGATATTGCTGCGCCAATATTTTTATTCGTTGAATAATTCTTTCAGCAGTATGAAATACGTTTTGGAGTAGCAGCTTCATCGAAACTGTAAGTTCCTTTTCGCACTCAAATTTTATGGAATGAATGTTTCCCCTGTCGAAATACTCAGTGCCAAGAACAATCTCGGTGAGCTTGTTAACAAGGTTGCGCTTTAGCATTAGGTAGCGCTTGTCCTTTGGTAGGGAATTGTATATGTGCTTCGCAGCTTCTTCGTCTGTTGAAGCTTTGCCGTGCTGCAGCAAATTGAAAAACTGTCGCATTTTGGAACTTGGCGAAAGGAGGGCGTCAACGTGCTTTGGAGGACGCTGCATAATAATAAAAACAAGTTCACTAAGAAGATCCATAGTTACGTAATCGGAGGTTGTAATATTAAAATATTGTTGGTCGAAATGTAGTATAATTTACTTGTGTGGAACGTATATACTTATTTTTTTTGAGGGAACAGTTATATTAGGAAGGCAAAATACTGTAAATACCACACGCATTTCCCATATAGTTCAGTAGAAGCGTGCTGTTGTTCTATAATCGTTTTTGGCATTAAGCTTACTAGGTGACCGTTATTGTAACTTAGCTTTGCGGTGGTTTGTATGGTAGTTTGTAATGGCTTAGCCTGTCATTGTTTTTAAAACCCTTGGTAAAAACGTTATCGTTTGTTTCGGTTAAAGGGATTTCGGTCCCCAAAAGAGGATTTACTCTTCGACTTATATTGTTATTGCGTTATGAGCCAAGTCCATATATGTTTGCTGAAATTTAGTTGCAACAACCATGTGGAAAAAAATCATTGCTGGAAGCGCATTACTCCTGTTTATTTCAGTAGTTCAGAATAACCTCTTCTCTCAGGAAGTCTCAGTAAATAAGACCGTAACTAGAGCAACTGCTGTAAGCGAGTCGTTTGATTCTGGCGTAAAGAATTACTACGCTGCGGGAACCATTGCAGGAACCGCTGGGAGTTGGTATGTGGAGGAGGGATTGCTTGGCTATTCTCCTCGCGACCAAAAAGTGGGTGCAAAGGCAGTTCGCCTAAGAGATGCCGGAATTTTACGCATGGCTTTCGATTTTGCCGATGGAATTGACGTGGTAACCATTTCGCATGGTGCATTTGGAACAGATGCTGCTGGAAAGTGGGAACTTTATTCCTCCATAAATGCAGGTGCCGATTGGGTAAAGGTCGGATCGACCATCACCACCACAGCAATAATGGGTAGCTCCGCTATCTCGGTAAATATTGCCGGGAATGTGCGCCTCGAAATACGAAAGGTTGATGGAACTGAATCCCGAATTGATTTCGATGAAATTTCAGTAACATCCTATGTTCCTCCAGTAGACCCTGGTGATACCACTCCTTCGCGAGAAGATAATATGGCATTAGGAAATCCGAGTGGGGCAGCTCACGATGAGACAATCCCTAACAACTACCTAATGGTGAAGAATGAATATGCTCTTTCGTATAATCGTGATAAGGGCACTGCAAACTGGACTAGCTGGCATTTAAGTTCAGCATGGGTAGGCGCAACGGATCGTACCGATAAATTTACAGGAGATTTGACGTTACCCACCGGTTGGTTTGTTGTTGGGGATGGCGATTATTCTGGTTCCGGCTTTGATCGGGGTCACCTATGTCCCTCTGGAGATAGGACCTTTAGTATACCCGAAAATGAATCTACATTTCTAATGACCAATATGATGCCTCAGGCACCTTACAACAATCAGCAACCTTGGCGTTTGCTCGAAGATTATTGCCGTACTTTGGCTAGTGCTGGTAATGAACTTTATATTATTGCTGGGCCTGCAGGACAGGGTGGAATTGGAAGTAACGGTGGCATTACAAATACACTAGTCGGAGGAAAAGTTGTAGTTCCTGCATATACATGGAAAATAATTTTGGTAATTCCTAATGGACAGAATGATGTGGCTCGAATTCGGCCAAATACACGAGTTATTGCTATTTGGATGCCAAACACCCATACCGGACTTACAACCGCCTGGGGTAATTGGCGTACTTCTGTCGACTTTATCGAAAGCCAAACCGGATTCGACTTTCTTTCGGAAGTGCCAGTGGCTGTTCAGGCTGTGATTGAAGCAGCGGTCGATAATGGTGCTGTGAAGTAATTCGCTTCGCTTTTTTAGTTGCGTTTATTAGATAGTTTCAAGTGCCTCAGGTAATGCCTGGGGCATTTTTTTTGTCGGGTCTTCGATTTTAGTTATTGCTTAAATTTGGGAAGCCAGCAACAAATATCCATTTAAGTTGGAATAATCTTATGTAATTACAACCGTTGCGCTTTACCCTGAGGGCTAAATTGTAACGTTTTTTCTATTTTTTGTTTGCTACAACCTCCACGTTACTCTGTTTTACTTGTGTTCATCAGGCAAATTGTTTCCTTATTAGTCTATTTACTAATGGTTTTAATTTGTAATTGACTTTGGTCTAGGCAAGGCATAGATTTGCCTTTACCTAATCCAAAAACCTATGAAAAAAGTATTTATTGCCGTTGCCATGATGACGGTCCTGTTTAGCTGCTCCAAGGATGAATCTTTGGTTGTGAACACACAAGAGTCTGCTGTAGCGATAAAGCGAGCATCGACTACCATCTCTACCGAAACCTTTGAGTTGGGAGCAAAAACCTCCTACACTGCAGGTGCGATTACCTTTGGCTCAGGCTCTTGGTATCTCAACGACGCACTCATAGGGAATTCCACCAGCGATAAAAAGTTAAATGCCCAGTCGATTCGCATACGCAATTTAGGCATGCTTACTTCTCAGTTTAACTATGCTACGGGCGTTAGCACCATTCAGATTTATAGCGGAATTTATGGAACTGATGCCGCCAGTGCATGGGAACTTTACTACTCCGTTAATAGTGGTAGCACCTGGACAAAGGCTGGTTCTACTGTTACAGCCACTACGACGCTAACGGCCGTTACTTTTACCCTTAATATTTCCGGCAATGTTCGTTT
This window of the Williamwhitmania taraxaci genome carries:
- a CDS encoding DNA/RNA non-specific endonuclease encodes the protein MWKKIIAGSALLLFISVVQNNLFSQEVSVNKTVTRATAVSESFDSGVKNYYAAGTIAGTAGSWYVEEGLLGYSPRDQKVGAKAVRLRDAGILRMAFDFADGIDVVTISHGAFGTDAAGKWELYSSINAGADWVKVGSTITTTAIMGSSAISVNIAGNVRLEIRKVDGTESRIDFDEISVTSYVPPVDPGDTTPSREDNMALGNPSGAAHDETIPNNYLMVKNEYALSYNRDKGTANWTSWHLSSAWVGATDRTDKFTGDLTLPTGWFVVGDGDYSGSGFDRGHLCPSGDRTFSIPENESTFLMTNMMPQAPYNNQQPWRLLEDYCRTLASAGNELYIIAGPAGQGGIGSNGGITNTLVGGKVVVPAYTWKIILVIPNGQNDVARIRPNTRVIAIWMPNTHTGLTTAWGNWRTSVDFIESQTGFDFLSEVPVAVQAVIEAAVDNGAVK